The following is a genomic window from Verrucosispora sp. WMMD573.
ACACGGGGCGCGGGGCCGGCGTGGGCGCGACGCCTGTCTGAGCCGCCCCGCCCCCTCAGGTCTGGACACAAATGCAAATCCCTCTCATCCGCCGGGCCGCCCTGGCCTGCGTCACGGCGGCTGCCGTGCTGTTGTCGGGCGCCACACCCGCGCTGGCCGACTCGACCGGCACGATCAGCGGCCGGTTGACCACCGCCGCCGGCGCCGCCGCACCCGACGTCCCGGTCGTCGTCTATCGCAGCGGCGAGTACGACGTCGTGGCCAACACGATGACCGACGCCGACGGGGCCTACACGCTGCCGCATCTGGACCCGGGGTCCTACACCGTCGGTTACCTGCCCGACAGCCGTCCGGAGCAGTACTACCGGCAACAGGCGTGGCCCTGGGACGCGGACCCGGTCATCGTGACCGCGGGCGCCACGACCACGGTCGACGAGCAGTTGCTGGCCACCGGCACCATCTCCGGCCAGCTCCTGGACACCGCCGGCGAGCCCGTGATCGACCTGCGGGTGGTCGCCGCCGAGGCCGACTCCGGCCAGATGGCCAGCGCACGCACCGACGACGCCGGCCGGTACGAGATGAACGTGGTCTCGGGCCGGTACCGGGTGAGCTTCGAGCCGATCGAGGGCTCCTACCAGAGCCAGTACGTGCCGGGGCAGGTGGACGAGGAGAGCGCTGGCGTCTTCCAGGTCACCGATGGTGCACGGGTCGTGGCCGACGACACCGTACTGCCCGTGGGCACGCTGTCCGGCCGGTTCACCACCGCCGCCGGGGCACCCCTGGCGAACGCGCAGGTCACCATCTACGCCCCGAACATGTACAGCGTGCACTGGACCGAGACCAACGCCGACGGCGTGTTCGAGGTCCAGCTCATCGCCGGCTCCTACAAGGTTGGCCTGCACGCCGACGAGCGGCACCAGTACTACCCGGGGCAGCTCGAATCCGCTCAGGCAGAACTTGTGACCGTGCGCGGCGGCGAGGAAACCAGCATCACCGACAGCCTGCTGGGCACCGGCTCCATCCGGATCAGCGCGGTGGACTCGGTGACCGGTGCGCCGGTGGCCAACTTCTGCGCCCACGACGGGTGCAGCAACGGCAGCGGCCGGGTGACCATCAGCGACCTGGCGCAGGGACGGCACGACATCCACGTCTACGTGCCCGACGGCCGGTACTTCTCCCGGGATCGCACCGGCATCCAGGTGCGTGCCGACCAGACCACCGAGTTGACCATCAAGCTCCGTCCGGGCGCGGTCATCACCACCACCGTCCTGGACCGGCAGAGCGGCTCGCCCGTCTCCGGGGTCTGCCTGGACGCCTTCGCGCCCAAACGGGTCGCGCTGCGGGACGGCTACGGCAATTGCAGCAACCGCAGCGGTCAGATCCGCGTCGGTCCGCTCACCGCCGGTGACTACAAGCTCTTCGCCGTCCCGCAGAACTCGACCTACGGGCGGCAGTGGGTGGGTCCCGACGGTGGCACCGGCGACGAGCGGGAGGCGGCGATCGTCACCGCCGCCGTCGGCCAGGTGGCCACCGGGCCGGTGATCCGGCTCGACCGGGCGGGGCAGGTCACCGGCCGGGTGACCGATGCCGAGACCGGCGCGGCCCTGACGGGCGTCAACGTCTCGGTGCTCACCGGCCACCCTGGCGTCGGCGCCCAGGACGCGGTCACCGACGACCAGGGCGACTACACCCTGAGCCGGCTCGGCCCGTACGAGTGGCCGGTGGTCTTCAGCCGTGGCGGGTACGCGACCGTCTGGTCCGGCGGTGCGGCGAGCCGGTTCACCGCCACTCCGGTGCAGGTGGGTGCCGGCGCCGCAGCCACCCTCGACGCGACGCTCGGGCGGGGCGTGCAGCTCACCGGCACCTTCCGTAACACCGACGGCACGCCACTGCGCAGCGGTTGGCTGCTCGCCCACAGCGTGGACACCGGTGACTACGCCGGTAGCGGCTGGGTGTCCAACGGGGAGTTCACCATGCGGCTGACGGGACGTCAGCGGATCTTCTTCAGCTACGACGTCTACCTTGACAACGAGCAGATGTACTCGGGCCGGTACCAGGTGACCGACCCGGACGGCACCCGACGGCTGGCCCGGTTCACCGTGCCCGCGTCGGGTTCGATGACCGCCGATCTGGTCATTCCGACAAGCTGATGAACGGTCCGGGGGCGCTCGTCGCCCCCGGACCAGCGGTTGTCCACAGCTCCACCTCGTTATCCACAAGCTGTCCACAGCCCTCTTGACATTCCTGTCGGGCGGACGAGACTGCCGGCATGGTCGCCGAGGATCCACTGCCGGAGTCCGGCCGGCCGGCGTCGTCCCCCGCCGTGCCTGGCCGGCCCGTCTCCGGGCCGCCGGCGCGTACCCGGGTGGTGTTGGCCGAGGTGTCCCGCCGGCCGCACTGGCCCGCCGGCACCCACACCGAACTGACCCAGCAGACCCGGGTCGGTGAGGCACTCGTTCGCGGTCTGGTCCGTGCTCAACTGGCCCTCGCCCTGCAACTGTCCGCGGTGGTGCTGGTCGGATTGGGCGGCCTGCCCTGGCTGTTCGCCATCGCGCCGTCGGTCGGCCGGATGACCGTGCTCGGTGTCAACCTGCCGTGGCTGCTGCTCGGGGTGCTCTCCTTTCCGTTCCTGGTGGCCGTCGGGTGGACGTACGTCCGACTGGCCGAGCGCAACGAGCAGGACTTCACCGACCTGGTCCAGCGGCCGGAGCGCTGACGTGGGCAACGACCTCGTCGTACCGGCGATCGTGGCGGTCACCCTGATCACCGTCGCCATCGGCTTCTACGGGCTGCGGCTGGCCCGCACCACCTCCGATTTCCTGGTCGCCTCCCGGGTGGTCAGCCCCACCTGGAACGCTGCCGCGATCGGCGGCGAGTACCTGTCGGCGGCGAGCTTCCTCGGCGTCGCCGGGCTGATCCTCAAGTACGGCGTGGACGTGCTCTGGTACCCGGTCGGGTTCGCCGCCGGATACCTCGCCCTGCTGTTGTTCGTGGCCGCGCCGCTGCGCCGGTCCGGCGCGTTCACCCTGCCCGACTTCTGCGAGCTGCGGCTCGGATCGCGTCGGCTACGGACGCTGGCCACCGTCTTCGTGATCTTCATCGGCTGGCTCTACCTGGTGCCGCAGCTCCAGGGCGCCGGCCTGACGCTGGCCACGCTGGCCGGCTCGCCGTATCCGGTCGGCGCACTGGTGGTGGCCGCCGTCGTGACCGCGAACGTGGCCCTGGGTGGGATGCGGGCGGTCACCTTCGTGCAGGCGTTCCAGTACTGGCTCAAGCTGACCGCGCTGGCGGTACCGGCGATCTTCCTGGCCCTTCAGTGGCAGGCCGACGGCCGTCCGGCGGTGACCCCGCCGGACGGAGCGACGTTCCGGACGGCGACCACCGTCGTGGTCGAGCAGCAGGCGGTGCTCACCCTCGCCGACGGCCAGACCCTTGAGGTACGCCCCGGCGACGAGCTGAGCTTCGCCGAGGGCGAACCGGTGCCGGAGGTCTCCGGGGTGGCCAACGGGGCCACCGACTGGCTGCTGCCCAGCGACGCGGGTTCCGACGACCGGGGACTGTTCGGCACGTACTCGCTGATCCTGGCCA
Proteins encoded in this region:
- a CDS encoding carboxypeptidase regulatory-like domain-containing protein; the protein is MQIPLIRRAALACVTAAAVLLSGATPALADSTGTISGRLTTAAGAAAPDVPVVVYRSGEYDVVANTMTDADGAYTLPHLDPGSYTVGYLPDSRPEQYYRQQAWPWDADPVIVTAGATTTVDEQLLATGTISGQLLDTAGEPVIDLRVVAAEADSGQMASARTDDAGRYEMNVVSGRYRVSFEPIEGSYQSQYVPGQVDEESAGVFQVTDGARVVADDTVLPVGTLSGRFTTAAGAPLANAQVTIYAPNMYSVHWTETNADGVFEVQLIAGSYKVGLHADERHQYYPGQLESAQAELVTVRGGEETSITDSLLGTGSIRISAVDSVTGAPVANFCAHDGCSNGSGRVTISDLAQGRHDIHVYVPDGRYFSRDRTGIQVRADQTTELTIKLRPGAVITTTVLDRQSGSPVSGVCLDAFAPKRVALRDGYGNCSNRSGQIRVGPLTAGDYKLFAVPQNSTYGRQWVGPDGGTGDEREAAIVTAAVGQVATGPVIRLDRAGQVTGRVTDAETGAALTGVNVSVLTGHPGVGAQDAVTDDQGDYTLSRLGPYEWPVVFSRGGYATVWSGGAASRFTATPVQVGAGAAATLDATLGRGVQLTGTFRNTDGTPLRSGWLLAHSVDTGDYAGSGWVSNGEFTMRLTGRQRIFFSYDVYLDNEQMYSGRYQVTDPDGTRRLARFTVPASGSMTADLVIPTS
- a CDS encoding cation acetate symporter, with the protein product MGNDLVVPAIVAVTLITVAIGFYGLRLARTTSDFLVASRVVSPTWNAAAIGGEYLSAASFLGVAGLILKYGVDVLWYPVGFAAGYLALLLFVAAPLRRSGAFTLPDFCELRLGSRRLRTLATVFVIFIGWLYLVPQLQGAGLTLATLAGSPYPVGALVVAAVVTANVALGGMRAVTFVQAFQYWLKLTALAVPAIFLALQWQADGRPAVTPPDGATFRTATTVVVEQQAVLTLADGQTLEVRPGDELSFAEGEPVPEVSGVANGATDWLLPSDAGSDDRGLFGTYSLILATFLGTMGLPHVLVRFYTNPDGAAARRTTLVVLALVGVFYLLPTIYGVLGRIYTPQLLITGQTDAVVVLLPEAALGAGTTGRLLAALVAAGAFAAFLSTSSGLLTSVAGVISTDVLGRGSVRGFRLATVIAGVVPTVLALNVSGLDVSQVVGLAFAVAASSFCPLLVLGIWWRGLTDAGAAAGILVGGGAAVTSVLITVLGPAMTGWPATLIAQPAAWTVPLAFTVMIAVSLATRRRAPADIGRTMLRLHAPDALRS